One window of Helicobacter winghamensis ATCC BAA-430 genomic DNA carries:
- the recO gene encoding recombination protein RecO, with protein MQGYILSTTRVRDEDLLVKILTKEQIYTLYRFYGARHSVVHLGHKIDFSIEKDLREIGKLREPLHLAFSWEKEVQIRYFWQQYLHLLNAHLRDITTLDSFYFSHLEEGAKRLRIENPKRCILNLYAKLLNFEGRKNTLQTCLICEQPLGDNIILGRGLVCGHKGCMEGALFPRWQILAWLNLQGEFLDSNCVDNLWNLLTQGL; from the coding sequence ATGCAAGGCTATATTTTAAGCACAACGCGTGTGCGCGATGAAGATTTGCTTGTTAAGATTCTAACAAAAGAGCAGATTTACACACTCTATCGCTTCTATGGAGCTAGGCATAGTGTGGTGCATTTAGGGCATAAAATTGATTTTTCAATTGAAAAAGATTTAAGAGAGATTGGAAAACTAAGAGAACCTTTACATTTAGCATTTTCTTGGGAAAAAGAAGTGCAAATTCGCTACTTTTGGCAGCAATATCTACACTTGCTAAATGCTCATTTAAGGGATATTACAACACTTGATAGCTTTTATTTTAGCCATTTAGAAGAAGGCGCAAAACGCTTAAGAATTGAGAATCCAAAACGCTGTATTTTAAACCTTTATGCTAAACTTTTAAACTTTGAAGGGCGCAAAAACACGCTCCAAACTTGCTTAATTTGTGAGCAACCCTTAGGAGATAATATCATTTTAGGGCGTGGATTAGTGTGTGGGCATAAGGGCTGTATGGAAGGCGCATTATTTCCTAGATGGCAAATTTTAGCGTGGCTAAATTTACAAGGGGAATTTTTAGATTCTAATTGCGTAGATAACCTATGGAATCTCTTAACACAAGGGCTTTAA
- the der gene encoding ribosome biogenesis GTPase Der has product MDKVYGSIAIVGRPNAGKSSLFNRFCKQRIAITSEIAGTTRDVKKARILLQDLPFLLFDTGGLDDKDALFQSVSKHSQRTGESADLILYLVDGKTPPEQADKEIFYSLEKKNPNIFLVINKIDNDKEKQNAWEFMEFGAKNVFYISVAHNRGILELEKAIVKALKNETMESLIKAEFNDESLEDFLENETEKTINELINIGIIGRVNVGKSSLLNALLKEERSVVSNVAGTTIDPVDEIGEINGRRVNFVDTAGIRRRGKIEGLEKFALNRTRTILERTDIAILVLDASVPFVELDEKIAGLIDEFKLGVIVVFNKWDIAHKDFKGIMEDFKLRFKFLEYAPILTISAKNGRHIQKLEEEILRVYANFSFRIPTAKLNATIKEATMRHPLPSDHGKIVKIYYATQFESKPPQIALIMNRPNSLHFSYKRYLVNFLRERFDFSGTRVIFIARGKNDFDEQERE; this is encoded by the coding sequence ATGGATAAAGTGTATGGAAGTATTGCAATTGTAGGTCGTCCAAATGCTGGGAAAAGCTCCTTGTTTAACCGATTTTGCAAGCAACGCATTGCAATTACTTCAGAAATTGCAGGCACGACGCGTGATGTTAAAAAGGCTAGAATTTTATTGCAAGATTTGCCTTTTTTGCTTTTTGATACAGGCGGTTTAGATGATAAGGACGCATTGTTTCAGAGTGTTTCAAAGCATTCTCAAAGGACAGGGGAGAGTGCGGATTTAATTTTGTATCTTGTAGATGGTAAGACTCCCCCAGAGCAAGCAGATAAAGAGATTTTTTACTCCTTAGAAAAAAAGAATCCAAATATTTTTTTGGTAATTAACAAAATAGATAATGATAAAGAAAAGCAAAATGCGTGGGAATTTATGGAGTTTGGGGCAAAAAATGTGTTTTACATCTCTGTGGCTCACAATCGTGGGATTTTAGAATTAGAAAAAGCCATTGTAAAAGCACTAAAAAATGAGACGATGGAGAGTTTAATAAAAGCAGAATTTAATGATGAATCTTTGGAAGATTTTTTAGAAAATGAAACAGAAAAAACAATAAATGAATTGATAAATATAGGAATCATAGGGCGTGTAAATGTAGGGAAAAGCTCTTTGTTAAATGCACTTTTAAAAGAAGAGCGTTCTGTGGTTTCTAATGTAGCTGGGACCACCATTGATCCTGTTGATGAAATCGGTGAGATTAATGGTAGAAGGGTTAATTTTGTGGATACTGCTGGGATTAGACGGCGTGGGAAAATTGAAGGGTTAGAGAAATTTGCACTCAATCGCACACGCACAATTTTGGAACGCACAGATATTGCGATTTTGGTTCTTGATGCGTCTGTTCCTTTTGTGGAGCTTGATGAAAAGATTGCTGGGTTAATTGATGAGTTTAAGCTTGGTGTGATTGTGGTTTTTAATAAATGGGATATTGCACATAAGGATTTTAAAGGGATTATGGAAGATTTTAAATTGCGCTTTAAGTTTTTAGAATATGCGCCAATTTTGACAATTTCTGCTAAAAATGGACGCCATATCCAAAAGCTTGAAGAAGAAATCTTAAGGGTGTATGCAAACTTTAGCTTTAGGATTCCAACTGCAAAACTTAATGCGACAATTAAAGAAGCTACAATGCGCCATCCTTTACCAAGCGATCATGGAAAGATTGTGAAAATTTATTATGCGACACAATTTGAAAGTAAGCCACCACAAATTGCTTTAATTATGAATCGTCCTAATTCTTTGCATTTTAGCTATAAGCGGTATTTGGTAAATTTTTTACGCGAACGCTTTGATTTTAGTGGCACACGCGTGATTTTTATCGCTAGGGGCAAGAATGATTTTGATGAGCAAGAAAGAGAATAG
- a CDS encoding DMT family transporter, whose product MDSNKQAILAILFAAVLFTAMGMFVKILTPNLPAMEVVFARNLFGLVWILGALLLKPPKQIGGKPFVLALRGFAGGSAMLANFYNMSVMPLGTAYAFSYTSPIFLALFSVLFIHDKVSLKTWIAILLGFSGILLISNPKGTDLTFFGICIGLYSGIGAALAYLSITKLAKLYDTRIIILSLMLAGSFLPLLTQITPNTNNSIAIFEPFVMPNFKEFLLILALGFVSTYAQVYLTKAYTIGNPPVIGAISYSTILFATLAGIILGDKIPNTLVILGMLLIICGGILAVLHKRA is encoded by the coding sequence ATGGATTCCAACAAACAAGCAATCCTTGCAATTCTCTTTGCTGCTGTGTTATTTACTGCTATGGGAATGTTTGTAAAAATCTTAACACCAAATTTGCCGGCTATGGAAGTTGTGTTTGCTAGAAATCTTTTTGGGCTTGTGTGGATTTTAGGCGCACTACTTCTAAAGCCCCCCAAGCAAATAGGCGGCAAGCCCTTTGTGTTAGCGCTACGCGGATTTGCTGGAGGCAGTGCAATGCTTGCAAATTTTTATAATATGTCTGTTATGCCACTTGGAACCGCCTATGCTTTTTCCTACACTTCGCCAATTTTTTTAGCACTCTTTAGTGTGCTTTTTATTCACGATAAAGTTTCTTTAAAAACTTGGATTGCAATTTTACTTGGTTTTAGTGGAATCTTGCTAATTTCCAATCCTAAAGGCACAGATTTAACTTTTTTTGGTATTTGTATTGGACTATATAGTGGAATTGGAGCAGCACTTGCTTATCTTTCTATTACAAAACTTGCAAAGCTTTATGATACGCGCATAATTATTCTCTCTTTAATGCTTGCTGGCTCATTTTTGCCACTTTTAACACAAATCACACCCAACACAAACAATTCCATTGCGATTTTTGAACCCTTTGTAATGCCAAATTTTAAAGAGTTTTTACTGATTTTAGCATTAGGATTTGTTTCTACATATGCGCAAGTCTATCTCACAAAAGCTTACACAATAGGGAATCCACCAGTGATTGGGGCGATTTCTTATAGCACCATTCTTTTTGCAACCCTTGCTGGAATTATTTTGGGCGATAAAATCCCAAATACGCTCGTAATCTTAGGAATGCTTTTAATCATCTGTGGTGGAATCTTAGCAGTGCTTCACAAACGCGCTTAA
- a CDS encoding DUF2130 domain-containing protein, which yields MQEKAIQCPNCKTEINVQSVVYQQIYAQLQQEQQKEKEKFDKEVQEKRKEYQNAFNDLKEQQQSLQVTIDNGIQKGLQQERTKMQEILRKEVLEEHKSALEAMQNELQEKSNKVKELNIAKIEIERLKRENSEIESKINAQAQEQLTLQMQAFKEKTQQEIESQHLLKLKEKEKQLEDLQKQLQEAQRKAAIGSQQLQGEVQELAIEEYLQAQFPLDSITEIKKGQNGGDCVQIVHTEGSQNCGKIYYESKRTKHFQKEWIEKLKNDMRANGADIGVLVTEALPKEFERMGMLDGIWVCTFYEFKALVLVLRDSLIKIAWAKKTTENRQDKMQMLYSYLTSSEFKMQIEAIVDGFMQMQNDLDKEKNAMQKLWKQREKQIQKVLEGSISMYGALKGIAGNAISNIPALELDFVKLEN from the coding sequence ATGCAAGAAAAAGCAATTCAATGTCCAAATTGTAAGACAGAAATCAATGTGCAATCCGTGGTGTATCAGCAAATTTATGCGCAGCTTCAGCAAGAGCAACAAAAAGAAAAAGAAAAATTTGATAAAGAAGTGCAAGAAAAAAGAAAAGAGTATCAAAACGCTTTTAACGATTTAAAGGAGCAACAGCAATCTTTGCAAGTGACTATTGACAATGGAATCCAAAAGGGCTTACAGCAAGAGCGCACTAAAATGCAAGAAATTTTAAGAAAAGAAGTTTTAGAAGAACACAAAAGCGCATTAGAAGCAATGCAAAATGAATTACAAGAAAAATCAAATAAAGTTAAAGAATTAAATATAGCTAAAATTGAAATTGAGCGTTTGAAGCGTGAAAATAGTGAGATAGAATCTAAAATCAACGCGCAAGCTCAAGAGCAATTGACTTTACAAATGCAAGCCTTTAAAGAAAAAACACAACAAGAAATAGAATCGCAACATCTTTTAAAGCTGAAAGAAAAAGAAAAGCAACTTGAAGATTTGCAAAAGCAACTTCAAGAAGCCCAGCGCAAAGCTGCAATAGGCTCACAGCAACTTCAAGGTGAAGTTCAAGAGCTTGCTATTGAAGAGTATTTGCAAGCGCAATTTCCGCTTGATAGTATTACAGAGATTAAAAAAGGGCAAAATGGTGGTGATTGCGTGCAAATTGTGCATACAGAAGGGAGTCAAAATTGCGGAAAGATTTATTATGAGAGTAAGCGCACAAAGCATTTTCAAAAAGAATGGATTGAAAAATTAAAAAACGATATGCGTGCAAATGGCGCAGATATTGGAGTGTTGGTAACTGAAGCCTTGCCAAAAGAATTTGAAAGAATGGGTATGCTTGATGGGATTTGGGTTTGCACTTTTTATGAGTTTAAGGCTTTGGTTTTAGTGTTAAGGGATAGTTTAATTAAGATTGCTTGGGCAAAGAAAACAACAGAAAATAGGCAAGATAAAATGCAAATGCTTTATAGTTATCTTACAAGCTCAGAATTTAAAATGCAAATTGAAGCCATTGTGGATGGCTTTATGCAAATGCAAAACGATTTGGATAAGGAAAAAAATGCTATGCAAAAACTATGGAAACAGCGCGAGAAACAGATTCAAAAGGTGCTAGAAGGCTCAATTAGTATGTATGGCGCGCTTAAAGGGATTGCAGGGAATGCGATTTCAAACATACCAGCACTTGAGCTTGATTTTGTGAAATTAGAGAATTAA
- a CDS encoding DUF4149 domain-containing protein — protein MQNLFKIQPYCFVLYLLLIGISLGAVLASGAFSAPTIFRAASLVPNLNISLFQSGILMTSIFVKLNLLLNFLAFFILIYEILALRVSGAKVAPTLGFISVILIFLFTMYYTPYILEAQKLGEDGIANATFDAMHTQSVLVFKALMISLCLLFIVRLLKVSSGCKGR, from the coding sequence ATGCAAAACTTATTTAAAATCCAGCCTTATTGCTTTGTTTTATACCTCTTATTAATTGGCATTTCTCTTGGTGCTGTGCTTGCTAGCGGAGCATTTAGCGCACCTACAATATTTCGTGCCGCAAGCCTTGTGCCAAATCTCAATATTAGTCTATTCCAATCTGGAATCTTGATGACAAGTATTTTTGTAAAACTCAATCTTTTACTTAATTTCTTAGCCTTTTTTATCCTTATTTATGAGATTTTAGCCTTGCGCGTAAGTGGGGCAAAGGTTGCTCCAACACTAGGTTTTATTAGTGTAATTTTGATTTTTCTTTTTACAATGTATTACACACCTTACATTCTAGAAGCGCAGAAGCTAGGTGAAGATGGAATCGCAAATGCGACTTTTGATGCGATGCATACGCAATCAGTGCTTGTTTTCAAAGCTTTAATGATAAGTCTTTGTTTGCTCTTTATTGTGCGACTTTTAAAGGTTAGTAGCGGTTGCAAAGGTAGATAA